The Dreissena polymorpha isolate Duluth1 chromosome 4, UMN_Dpol_1.0, whole genome shotgun sequence region CATTACTTGAGACAGGCGAgataaataattgtgttggagCACCATTTTGTCAATAAATGAAACCTCTTTATCCGATTGAACTATCAAGcacatgtattgttcatatattcATGAATAAACAAGATTTAATAGCTGAAAATTGTAGGGAATTGGTTAAACCCAATGTACAGCTACCTTACGCAGAATATATTACTAATGGTGTTTGGGTTGTGGTGACACCAAAATCACTGAGGTTATCTATCACTTGCAAACGTGAAAACAATTTAGAGTCGAGTTGGTCAACGATTAACCCACCGTTTGACATAATTACTATTCCTCAAGGCTGTACGGCAATTAATGATCTAATTACGTTGTCAGCTACATTTGATTACCGGTCTACCGCTACCATTACTGATGATTTTGTACAAATCATGAAGAAAACACTTAATATATCTTCATTATCTATATGGAAAGAGTTCAATGAAAAAGTGATTGATTATGGGACGATTGAAATACCCAAAACACTCCCTTCTGTAGATTTTATTCCCATGGAttcattgttaaatgaaatagAAACCGCTAGGCAATATAGCACgaaaaataaattgaacatgcttTCATTCATTACTACGGGTGTACTTACATTGATTATCATAGGTGTATTAGCCTATATCATTAAGGTCAAATGTAGAAATAGATGTAACAGGAAATTCTTTAAGAAATTTAGGTACTTTGGCAAAAGGTTAAGGACTGAGATGGGTCCTGACGAGGTTTTGATGGCGAGCATGAATGCCTCAGCCCCGGTAAGGGAAAACATCACCGATATGGTGGGGCCattaaagaataaaacaaacctcaattacattgctttgtatcctaaaACTCAGGAGACCGAAACTTAGGATTTGTTTTACTATGATATGTTAATTGTATGTCTGTATATTTGCATAAACCGAGGAACACTGGAGACACGTGCAGGGCGACCATGGTTCATCACTAAGACGCCGGGTGTTATGACATTCTTGACCGGGCGACTTGTGCAACGAAGGCGATTAGTGAACCAAGTGACATTTGTGGCACGTGTAGACTCTTGACTTAATAGTGAACTTGTGTGACTTACAAAAGTGTTCCCATTTATGATAGGACTTTACATTCATAGTCAGACTTTGTTTTATAGTAGGACTTGACTTGTTAAAGGACTTTGTGTTTATTATAGGATATTGTGTTTGTTATAGGACTTTATGTTTATTGTAGTACTTTATACTTAATCATATCCTGATAACATACTTATACAGTGAATGACTTTGTGTCTGTTTGTATAAGACTTATTATTTAAAGTGACACTTTGGTGTAGGGTTTGCATTTTCATGTTATATTATTTGATATGGTGTTtcatgttgatgaaaattgatgTTTTGTTGTTTGATATGCATTGTGACGACATAGCATAGGACTTCCCTGACATTGACTTTAAGGACGGTTTGGAAAAGGAACTAAACccttaattatttttcttagaaAGGGGTGTATGTAACACTATTTCTATATGGTCATTACTATTTTAGTAACATGAGATGCATTGTCACGGGCGAAATACATTTAGGACAGGAATGACGCACTTTCGACCATATCTTGCggtcaataaaatattaattatacacgaactgcttatgtaaacagcttatataaacaggttaaataagcctatatagtaagaaataatttaacgaccaaaaagtgatggacattgttatatcccgtttatagttatattttttatggttatgagtTTGTGTCAAAGTGATGGATAACGCTGTTTACTCCCTAAAACAAGTAGGTCAGCACCAAGGtcaccatttttgtataaaacggaccgtgttGAGGCCTCTATACGAGCCAAGGCAGCGAGCCATTCAAGCCAAGCGGGTTTGAATTAGCACAAGTGAATATCCCaatttctggcttcacgggatagtgcaagatagacggacatttggacatttgtttttctggacggattatattttgtgatggagtatcttgtttatttcttttctgattatttcttgtctcaatttcttaaagaagaattacaatacaaataagaataaaatacatttacaatacaatatttaatcaagaataaaagttgttatatgctacaaaaatacttgttgccttattatgcaaactgatgaataatctacgaatctgggacatttaagtcaaatcaaaaaattacacaacgcgacttaaaacgaactttgCGAAACAATAGATTTACATAAGGGTGGAAGTGCCACATATTCATTTTTGGCGCCGTGACACAGGATATCTAAAAGTTTACATATTCATTTTTGGCGCCGTGACGTAGGATATGCATAAGGTGTTACATAATGAGTATACTCTCTTTTGTGACCGGCGGGTCTGTGAATAAGAAAAAACCCGTTCAAGAGAATGATGTTACGCAGGAGCCCAAGAAAAGGAATAATGACGGAACAACTGATTCGCCGAAAAAAGTGATTAGAAAATTCAAAGAGGAATGGATGAAGTCTTTTGCATGGCTGGTTACGGAACAATGTGAGAAGGACGGACTAATTATGAAGTGCCAGTGGTGCGCTAACGATgggaaaacaaatgtgtttgccACTACAGGCTCAAACAATTATCAGAAAAGTGCACTCACTCGTCACGAAGTGCATGTTGACCATGTCATGGTAGTGAATGGTAGGATGGCCAAGGCCAAGAAACAGACAGTTCAACATATCATTGAAGAACACACAGAGAAAGTAGATAGTGTAAACTGCGAATCAAAAACAGCTCAGTTCAGGACCCTGTTTTTTGTTGCAAATAATGGATTACCTCTAGATGCCCACCATGGACTTATCGAGTTGCAGGTATGTAATTCTGTATAtagttttgtcttttttttcagatatttatgatttattttgaaaaaaagaaccGATACGGGTGCAAGTCGTTGCATTACTAATTGGTTAAGAtgtgaatattattttatatttcaatttaaaatcattCATTTAAAGCCTCATGTACTTACAGTCCTTGTTGCAACATGTTCTGGAACATATAAATGATTTTCACGAGCGATTTGCACAAGGACCGTAACCAAGGAAATGTTCTACTCGGCAtgcttacaacaacaacaataacgtATTTTGTGTTGATATTTATTAGCATTGAAACTGTGAAATATGATGCTGATCGATAATTCCATAAAAGATAATTTAAAGTATGACTGTTTCCATAttgattgaaacaaaatataatagtGTTCTGGAACATGTTAATGATTCTCACGAGCGATTTATTTGCACACGGACCGTAACCAAGGAAATGTACTACTAGGCATGTTACAACGCCAACAATAACATATTTTGTGTTGATATATATTAGCATTGAAACTGTGAAATATGATGCTGACtgatgatgtcataaaagataatttaaaatataactgttCCCATAttgattgaaacaaaataaaacattaaacatatttttattttgctattGTTGTACATTTCAGCGAATCAATGGATGTCCTGATCTTCAAGACAAGTCTGCCATATATACTGGATCTGGGACTCAGGACGAGATGCTCGACTACATTGACCAGCATGTGCAGTTGGCTGTGTTGGAGGATGTTAAGTTTAGTGACTTTGTGGGGATTATAATTGATGAAACCACAGACATCACAATTCATAAGAAACTAAATGTGTACTTCAAGCGCTTTAAAGCAGGGACATGTGAGCCTGTCATTCATTTCATGGACTGTGTGTCAATTGTTGATGGTAAAGCGGAAACTATTGTGAGTGAACTTGTGAAACTGTGTAAAAACATAGGACTTGACATGGGGACGGTTATTTCCATGGCAAGTGATGGGGCAGCAGTTATGGCAGGAAGGCTGAATGGAGTTGGTGTCAAGCTCAGACAACAGTGTAATCCCCGGTTAGTGCAGATTCATTGCGTCGCCCACCGTCTTGCCCTATGTGCTGGACAGGCCTGTCGAGATGAAGATTCATTCAATGAGTACAGCATGACAGTGCAGAATGTTTACAAGTTCTACCATAACTCTGCTATACGCTACAATCAGTTGCGAGAGATGGAAACTGTCATGAATGGGGACCAAGACACTCGGCATGTTACACTAAAAGAACCAGCCAGCTTTTGGTGGTTATCTTTACAGTATGCAGTAAGAGCCATCATGGATGTCTACCCAGCTCTAGTGACCACCCTTGAAAGCCAGGCAGCATCTGGGACAGCTGAGGCAAAAGGCATCCTACTGAAAGTACGACAGGCATCATTCCTTCTGAGGACTGCCTTCCTTCTAGATGTGTTTGAGGTTGTGAACACACTGTGTCGTGCTTTCCAGAAGGACGAACTTGACATTGAAATAGTTAATGTGTCGGTTCAAAGCACTGTTGACACTAATTGATATGAAAGAAAGCAACGGAGTGGAATTAGAAAAAACGTACAGCGAAATTGTTGAAAGCAGATACATGGATGTGAAGCTGACTGCTACGCAGCAAAATAGAATGGGCTTCCAGACAGCTTCTTCTTCATACCTGGACACACTAATAAATAACATCAAGGACAGGTTTGAAGAGGAGTCCATGGATAAACTGCAGCTGGCAAACAGAGTCATGAATCCTAAATATCTGCCTACTGTGCCAGCTGAGATTGGGAAATATGGAAAGATTGAGGTCGAAGAAATCTGCAAGTGGCTGGGTGCATGTGATGGTGAAGCAGCTGGGCTGATTGACAGCAACAGGATGATAAACAATTACCTACAATTCAAGATGGTCCTTAAACACATGAAAGGGCGTTCACTGAAAGTGGTGTGTCAGGAAGTCATATCTTCATACCAGGACATGTTTCCTGACTATGTTGTCTTAGCCAAGTATATCTTGACTGCACCAGTAACAAGTGTGGCATGTGAACGAGGCTTCTCCACCCAAAACCGACTAAAAATCAAGGCAAGGTCCAGGATGGAGCACAACAAACTAACTAAACTAATCCGAATTGTGGAAGAGGGACCATCAGTATCTGACTTTGATGCTTAAGAAGTTGCCAGGAATTTCATGAATGGTAAACAGAGAAGAAAATAAAGAAGAATAACATTTTGATGTCAAAAGGTGAATGGAGACTTGTGAATAAATGCCTAAAAATTAAAGTGAATAAAAGTGTTACAGGTGCATGttaatgaatgaaaaaaataGTTTATACCAGTATTTAAAGGTATTTATGGGTTGGTATTAGTATTATTGATAAAAAGATTCTACATTGTATTACTTTTGTTCCTTcatatgaaacattttatatGCCAATACTGTTGTGTGAACTTCTAAATTAGAATGTAGGATTTTTTTTACAAGTTGGTATGACATTAAGAgttatttataattgattgtTGTCATTGATAAACTTATTGGTAACATTTATGTTGATTGTGTATGCATGGTGCTTGATATCTGTATTCCTTATGCTTGTTTTCTGTATTCCTGATGCTTTATTTCTGTATTCCTTATGCTTGTTTTCTGTATTCCTGATGCTTGATTTCTGTATTCCTGATGCTTGATTACTGTATTCCTGGTGCTTGATTTATGTATTGCTTTACAAATAAGCAGTacttcataattatatttttttgtcatTATCATTGTGTACCAATTTATTAACATTCTGTTACGTTATTTATCatgatattgttatttaataatttaataaagcaatataacttAATAAGAAATTGTGTCACTCTTAGTGTTCTTTTATCTAAACAATTTGAATAAAACTTAACAGACAAAAAACACAATTCACGTTCACTTAATTgtgcgcttcaaaattgaccccagcatttgtcaatttgactcctcaaaatttcagtccaggggtcattgactcctgggtttaaaaatctattgaaatccctgatccatgttaaaatgttaacttaACTGGGGCAATTGCCACCACTTGACAGTATCAACaaggtaataaatataataatgtgtgACAAGTTAATGTTCATGAAATCAGTATCATCAAATAGATCTTGCATTATACCAATTTAATACATGCTTCAATGAATTTATTACTCACTTGATTTATTTACAAGTACTTGagaaaatgtaatttaatttaCCTTGTGTTGGAAAGTATTAAAGCTAGTTTTTCATGTCCAAACTTACTATTCTTatcatatacattaaaatatcaacaagggcttttgtaaaacatgcatgccccccatatgggctgttgtagtcggctaaaacacggtattggtgctgatttttatttttttatgttatatccatggctaagaaaaaatatacaagatAGGAATTAATTCTAAAGGTCCACTACACTGGCATACCCAAACCAAAATCGCAAGCTTTTCTAACATGCTTGCGATTCattaagcttgcgcaagcttagaATTGGAACCTCGCATCTTACTTTCCTGATAATTTAAAGAGGCTAGTGCTACATGTTCTTGAGATATACCTTGAAACATGCTCtaaaaatggcctttttttagCGTTATGCAGTCTCACTTGAAAAAATCTATTGATTTAAATGAGAAATGCTCTTAATATCAGAAACAAATGATGCAAACATTGGTATAATCTTACACAGACTTGTATCCGGTACGATTTGCTGCTTGAATTAATGAAATAGgtaaaatattatggattttataagtaaaatactACCAGCAGGGACTTTGTTTCAACACTAAAATTCAAACATAAACTTATTGTTATACTCCAATTATTGgtacaaaatttcattaaattaaacttgtattaacataaaaaatttaGTTATGTATTAGGATAAGTACAAAACCAATTCAAACTACTAGACAAGCCGGGGTTTTAGCAATAATGATAGTTCATTggtaaatctttttatttaaaattctgtagtgtctgtaaccattgAAAGTTTTATGTGGCAATAGTTTAGAAGTTTTTCCATGCAAAAGTATAAATACTACATTTGCTAATGTGTATTCATGTCATGTCTAAGTTGGCTGAAATTTGCCTTGctaaaatattatcattattgaaaaaatactacttagaaaaagttacagacactacaaaaatgtgtaaaaaatgaaggaaaaaaatccctgttctatttctcataaatattttgttttactcatgAGAAAGTTCCATCTTTTATGTTGGAATGTTACATCATACATTGTGCAATAGATTAATGTGCAAAAAAAGGTAATGCAAGACCTCTTGGGATGAAATACACTGTAagtccaatatagtgcggtccgttataacgctgtgtccaatataacgcggggggtccttggatcccgttttttctccaaccttccatttctgattcaaaccaatgttatgcatcttcatgtattttcagaaaattcaaagatggcggcgatcacagcctgcttgctttatccgtccgtttaaccgattttaatcgattttaatcgattagaagtTAAACGACACGAGAAAGCTAACTGGTGTTAATctcttgtgtaatgtcaataaaggtcaataaaggtgtgaaaacttgcgagtcagtgtttattacatgtattctctATCAGAGCGGCTCAGTGCGCTAttttcaataaggtaagtgcaagtggaataattatcaaattaaagttattcaaaacgattaaaacatttttactttgatttgattgcagtttgtccatatgaaaggagcggctgtgaaatatactgcgcacaacTAGTATACTGCGCAGCCAGAGACTTGTGCAAGCAGAGAAAGATGACGGAATATTTCACATTTCATAGCGAATAGATGAATtacctgttaatgttttgtatgtatcgtgtattgtataaactttgacagtgttatcgtttattatatgctatacatgcttgataaataaaaagatctttgtttatgtttaatgtttctgttGTTTCTGTACGTGTACGAATAATGAATGAAATAATCCTAACGATTTATTTAAGTGCTAACGCAGTATacttaacagagattcactttaaTTTTTGCCATTTATCAGAAATTCCACGGAAAGCACGATTTTTACATGACGCGTATGACGcaacaaaaacatttctttgtacatgtgtcgtattgcattcaatctaaatttaaagtcgctcgcccaattaaagctctgtcccataatgcactgtactctttttctgaaaattggcgTCGGCATATG contains the following coding sequences:
- the LOC127878344 gene encoding zinc finger protein 862-like; the encoded protein is MKCQWCANDGKTNVFATTGSNNYQKSALTRHEVHVDHVMVVNGRMAKAKKQTVQHIIEEHTEKVDSVNCESKTAQFRTLFFVANNGLPLDAHHGLIELQRINGCPDLQDKSAIYTGSGTQDEMLDYIDQHVQLAVLEDVKFSDFVGIIIDETTDITIHKKLNVYFKRFKAGTCEPVIHFMDCVSIVDGKAETIVSELVKLCKNIGLDMGTVISMASDGAAVMAGRLNGVGVKLRQQCNPRLVQIHCVAHRLALCAGQACRDEDSFNEYSMTVQNVYKFYHNSAIRYNQLREMETVMNGDQDTRHVTLKEPASFWWLSLQYAVRAIMDVYPALVTTLESQAASGTAEAKGILLKVRQASFLLRTAFLLDVFEVVNTLCRAFQKDELDIEIVNVSVQSTVDTN